The Impatiens glandulifera chromosome 8, dImpGla2.1, whole genome shotgun sequence genome includes a window with the following:
- the LOC124912196 gene encoding oxygen-evolving enhancer protein 3-1, chloroplastic-like, translated as MAGLRGSCHAVLEGSLHLGGSVRLIGASGCRIALPVRSGFTIRAQSEPETNRRAVIGLVAAGLATGSFVQAVLADAVPIKVGPPPPPSGGLPGTLNSDEARDLDLPLKERFFLQSLPPAAAAARAKESAKDILNVKGLIDKKAWPYVQNDLRLKAEYLRFDLNTVIAAKPKDEKQSLKQLTGKLFQDISNLDHAAKIKSTPEAEKYYAEAVSTLNDVLSKLG; from the exons ATGGCTGGCTTACGCGGATCTTGTCATGCTGTTCTTGAGGGAAGCCTTCACCTCGGTGGCTCAGTTCGGTTGATCGGAGCCAGTGGCTGCCGTATTGCCTTGCCAGTCAGATCTGGATTTACAATCAGAGCCCAGAGTGAACCCGAGACGAACCGCAGAGCCGTAATCGGCCTTGTGGCAGCTGGTTTGGCTACGGGGTCATTTGTTCAAGCGGTTCTTGCCGACGCTGTTCCGATCAAGGTCGGACCTCCTCCTCCACCCTCCGGTGGATTGC CCGGGACATTGAACTCCGACGAGGCACGAGACCTTGATCTACCTCTCAAGGAAAGGTTCTTCCTCCAGTCTCTACCCCCAGCGGCAGCGGCAGCCAGAGCCAAGGAGTCGGCCAAAGACATTCTTAATGTGAAAGGTCTTATAGACAAGAAGGCATGGCCTTATGTTCAAAATGATCTCCGCCTCAAGGCCGAGTATTTGAGGTTCGATCTCAATACCGTTATTGCCGCAAAACCCAAGGACGAGAAACAGTCTCTCAAACAACTCACCGGAAAGCTCTTCCAAGACATCAGCAAT CTGGATCACGCTGCCAAAATTAAGAGTACGCCTGAGGCGGAGAAGTATTATGCAGAGGCTGTTTCTACCCTAAATGATGTTCTTTCTAAGCTTGGTTGA
- the LOC124911560 gene encoding midasin-like yields the protein MQDTVGDDEKVNDGNDGKKDDVKEDNENVEDEQKVENDENVDDDEKMDEAKVENDEKVDDDEKMDEAKVENDEKVDDDEKMDEAKVEDGEMMEDERKENDAKVEDVKMEDEAKVEDGEKLDGVAKVDDVEVDLKLKVKDEKSVDVKTQTNEEIMGGDDNDDNDDFQLYKTPPKGNYGRRVRKPKKDDSYTNPFLSKMPKTKDPMKVNHLQKFEDELLDKVKAWLDDPQTDNLTTDEIDAFCHLLRKRISYYPKTYKNSHVAIEDCLLADRIRREHRTFIKDPANYPVAEFKDYYMASPHRYMPEWSTIDDVYMPVNINQKHWILCVARLQKYRIDVYDCDAYLYKNLDPYLKPFCDMIPYIFAKTITPDERVRYPKFNFEGPIQPMTYKRLPHPKVKTAADKVGEVPRATESGDCGVFTLMYMEHLTANQPVHNVTSKNMGFFRQKMAVRLFHQIMEP from the exons ATGCAGGATACTGTGggggatgatgagaaggtgaATGATGGGAATGATGGGAAGAAAGACGATGTAAAGGAGGACAATGAGAATGTGGAGGACGAACAGAAGGTGGAGAACGATGAGAAtgtggatgatgatgagaagatgGATGAGGCTAAGGTTGAGaacgatgagaaggtggatgatgatgagaagatgGATGAGGCTAAGGTTGAGaacgatgagaaggtggatgatgatgagaagatgGATGAGGCTAAGGTGGAGGACGGTGAGATGATGGAGGATGAACGAAAAGAGAACGATGCGAAGGTGGAGGACGTAAAGATGGAGGATGAGGCTAAAGTGGAGGACGGTGAGAAGCTGGATGGTGTGGCTAAGGTGGATGATGTGGAGGTTGATCTGAAActgaaggtgaaggatgagaAGAGTGTGGATGTGAAGACACAGACAAATGAGGAAATTATGGGAGGAGATGAcaatgatgacaatgatgatTTCCAGTTATACAAAACTCCTCCTAAAGGAAATTATGGGAGGAGAGTGAGGAAGCCGAAAAAAGATGACTCGTACACCAACCCTTTCTTGTCAAAAATGCCCAAGACAAAGGATCCAATGAAAGTGAAtcaccttcaaaaatttgaagatgagctGCTGGATAAAGTAAAGGCGTGGTTGGATGATCCACAAACCGATAATTTGACAACGGAT GAAATCGATGCATTCTGCCATCTTTTGCGGAAAAGGATTTCCTActatcccaagacatataaaaatTCACATGTGGCAATTGAGGATTGCTTATTGGCGGACAGAATCAGGCGAGAGCACAGGACTTTTATTAAGGATCCTGCTAACTATCCAGTCGCCGAATTCAAAGACTATTACATGGCATCACCACATAGATATATGCCAGAATGGTCAACAATTGACGATGTCTACATGCCTGTGAACATTAACCAGAAACActggattttgtgtgtagcacgtCTTCAAAAGTACCGCATTGACGTGTACGACTGTGATGCATATCTTTATAAGAATCTTGATCCTTATTTGAAACCCTTCTGCGACATGATTCCATATATATTCGCAAAGACAATCACTCCTGATGAGAGGGTAAGATATCCTAAATTCAACTTCGAAGGCCCCATCCAACCAATGACTTACAAACGGTTACCACACCCCAAAGTGAAAACCGCTGCAGATAAGGTTGGAGAAGTCCCACGGGCAACAGAGAGCGGGGACTGTGGGGTCTTCACGCTAATGTATATGGAACACTTGACCGCTAATCAACCCGTGCACAATGTGACCTCAAAAAACATGGGGTTTTTTAGGCAGAAGATGGCGGTCCGGTTATTCCATCAGATTATGGAACCTTag
- the LOC124911562 gene encoding probable serine/threonine-protein kinase PBL23, translating to MKKMNEEVVAVKQLDKNGIQGNREFLAEVLTLSLVHHPNLVNLIGYCADGHQRILVYEYMANGSLEDHLLLSHRQTTATTEETETKTKTSTTSRAVVAVGGLDWDTRMKIAKGAAQGLEYLHDTANPPIIYRDFKASNILLDDLFNPKLSDFGLAKLGPTGGDKDHVSTRVMGTYGYCAPEYERTGQLTTKSDVYSFGVVFLEIISGRRAIDTTKPAPEQNLVTWVRICL from the coding sequence atgaagaagatgaatgagGAGGTTGTGGCGGTGAAACAGCTGGACAAGAATGGAATACAGGGGAACAGAGAGTTCTTGGCGGAGGTATTGACATTGAGCCTTGTTCACCACCCTAATCTCGTCAACCTCATCGGCTATTGCGCTGATGGCCATCAAAGGATTTTGGTATATGAGTACATGGCAAACGGGTCGTTAGAAGACCACCTTCTTCTTAGTCATCGACAAACAACAGCAACAACAGAAGAaacagaaacaaaaacaaaaacatcaacCACCAGTCGTGCGGTGGTGGCTGTGGGGGGTCTAGATTGGGATACACGCATGAAGATTGCAAAAGGAGCAGCACAAGGACTAGAGTACTTGCACGACACAGCCAATCCTCCCATAATTTACAGGGACTTCAAAGCTTCCAATATCCTGTTGGATGACCTTTTCAATCCCAAGCTGTCTGATTTCGGACTCGCCAAGTTGGGTCCCACGGGAGGAGACAAGGACCATGTCTCCACACGGGTCATGGGTACCTACGGCTACTGCGCCCCAGAGTATGAAAGGACCGGCCAGCTCACAACCAAATCCGACGTCTACAGTTTTGGGGTTGTCTTTCTCGAGATTATATCCGGAAGGAGAGCCATAGACACAACAAAACCTGCCCCAGAACAAAATCTAGTCACCTGGGTGCGTATCTGTCTATAA